One window of the Rufibacter radiotolerans genome contains the following:
- a CDS encoding carbon starvation CstA family protein, with amino-acid sequence MISFFVSVLALIVGYMVYSKVVERIFGADPNRPTPAITMEDGVDYVALPQWKIFLIQFLNIAGLGPIFGAVAGAMWGPAAFLWIVLGSIFAGGVHDYFSGMLSLRHGGESITETTGRYLGNGMKQFMRVFTIILMVMLGAVFIMGPAKILDGISGGAGGGVTMWVWIIFVYYFLSTILPIDKLIGRLYPLFGVAMLFMAVGISFIMFKDGLHIPEITFDSLYNQHSSPETFPLFPMLFVTVACGAISGFHASQSPMMARCMTNEKQGRSIFYGAMITEGVVALIWAAISMSFFGGVRELNETMVQQGGNAAWVVSEISHSLLGKVGGVLALLGVVAAPITSGDTAFRSARLIVADFMKSDQGPFKNRILISIPLFAAGYALTLIDFGVVWRYFAWTNQSLATVVLWVVTAYLIEEKKQFWVSLVPAVFMTAVATSYILVAPEGFQLPVMIAYGVGFSVALLLLAFTLFKVYRSKQAPAMQLVK; translated from the coding sequence ATGATCTCGTTCTTCGTTTCTGTTCTTGCGCTCATTGTGGGCTACATGGTATATTCCAAAGTGGTGGAGCGCATCTTTGGGGCTGACCCCAACAGGCCCACACCCGCCATCACCATGGAAGACGGGGTAGATTACGTAGCCCTGCCGCAATGGAAGATCTTCCTGATCCAGTTCCTGAACATTGCGGGCCTGGGCCCTATTTTCGGGGCGGTGGCCGGCGCCATGTGGGGACCTGCGGCCTTTCTCTGGATTGTGCTGGGCTCCATCTTTGCGGGCGGGGTGCATGATTACTTCTCGGGTATGCTGTCTTTGCGCCACGGCGGGGAGAGCATCACCGAAACCACGGGCCGTTACCTGGGCAACGGCATGAAACAGTTCATGCGGGTCTTCACCATCATCTTAATGGTGATGTTGGGCGCGGTGTTTATCATGGGCCCGGCCAAGATCCTGGACGGCATTAGCGGTGGGGCCGGGGGCGGCGTGACCATGTGGGTCTGGATTATCTTCGTCTACTATTTCCTTTCCACCATTCTCCCCATTGACAAACTCATTGGCCGCTTGTACCCATTGTTTGGGGTGGCCATGCTGTTTATGGCCGTGGGCATCTCTTTTATCATGTTCAAAGACGGGCTGCATATCCCGGAGATCACCTTTGACAGCCTTTACAACCAGCATTCCAGCCCAGAGACGTTTCCGTTGTTTCCTATGCTGTTTGTGACGGTGGCCTGCGGCGCCATTTCGGGTTTCCACGCCTCGCAGTCTCCTATGATGGCGCGCTGCATGACTAATGAAAAGCAGGGCCGCAGCATCTTCTATGGCGCCATGATCACTGAGGGCGTAGTAGCGCTTATTTGGGCGGCCATCAGCATGAGTTTCTTTGGCGGCGTGCGGGAGTTGAATGAGACCATGGTTCAGCAGGGCGGAAACGCCGCCTGGGTAGTGAGCGAGATTTCCCATTCTTTGCTAGGAAAAGTGGGAGGGGTGCTGGCGCTTCTGGGCGTGGTGGCCGCTCCCATCACCTCCGGTGACACGGCCTTCCGGAGTGCCCGGCTCATTGTGGCGGACTTTATGAAATCTGACCAGGGTCCCTTCAAAAACCGTATTTTGATCAGTATCCCGTTATTCGCCGCAGGCTATGCCTTGACCCTGATTGATTTTGGGGTGGTGTGGCGCTATTTCGCCTGGACCAACCAATCGTTGGCCACGGTAGTGCTGTGGGTAGTGACGGCTTACCTGATTGAGGAGAAAAAGCAGTTCTGGGTATCTCTGGTGCCAGCGGTGTTCATGACGGCCGTGGCCACCTCTTATATTCTGGTGGCCCCTGAGGGCTTTCAGTTACCGGTCATGATTGCCTACGGCGTTGGGTTCTCTGTGGCCTTACTTCTGCTGGCGTTCACCTTGTTCAAGGTATATAGGTCAAAGCAGGCACCGGCCATGCAATTGGTAAAATAG
- a CDS encoding DUF4112 domain-containing protein, producing METKLNPPVDDRLKWVESISRLLDNQFVLPGTKFRFGLDPIMGLLPVVGDMAGFAMSGVLVMTMAKHGASRALVFRMLLNIVLDAIIGSIPIVGWLFDFGYKANQRNVELLRRHYQEGQYQGKGTGFIVAVLVVFVVVFGLLLYGLWKLAEYLWLWASSAW from the coding sequence ATGGAAACCAAGCTCAATCCCCCTGTAGATGACCGCCTGAAATGGGTGGAGTCAATTTCAAGGCTGCTAGATAATCAGTTTGTGCTGCCTGGCACCAAGTTCCGGTTTGGGTTAGACCCTATTATGGGGCTGCTGCCGGTAGTGGGGGACATGGCGGGCTTTGCCATGTCGGGGGTGTTGGTGATGACCATGGCCAAGCACGGGGCCAGCCGGGCGCTGGTATTCCGGATGCTATTGAACATTGTGCTAGACGCCATCATTGGCAGTATTCCTATCGTGGGCTGGCTGTTTGACTTCGGGTACAAGGCCAACCAGCGCAACGTGGAACTGCTGCGCCGCCATTACCAGGAGGGCCAGTACCAGGGCAAGGGAACGGGCTTCATTGTAGCGGTTCTGGTGGTGTTTGTGGTGGTGTTCGGGTTGCTGCTGTACGGGCTCTGGAAACTGGCCGAGTACCTGTGGCTGTGGGCTTCCTCTGCCTGGTAA
- a CDS encoding lysophospholipid acyltransferase family protein, whose protein sequence is MLYFLLKTIFRIALRVFFRRFTVNNKHLLFSEGPLIVVSNHPNTLMDPVVTASLMKQDIYFLAKSSFFKPGIQGWLFHHLFMIPVYRREDVGDTGTVQNDATFAKCYEFLGKGGTLMVFPEGNSFMQRRLRPLKTGTARISLGAEAQHNFHLGLRIVPVGLNYSDPSRFRSDVFVNVGEPIHVKEYAEAYAQDPFKAAHLLTDHLKERLESLIIHTETEEEDELARQIEAVYQDTLTQELHLPSSATKERFNFTKAIVQSIKYFEARQPERVHQLRTNLTEYFQHLESVGLVPEAFKKAPAKRTVAWGTVKTIVYLLLGFPVYLFGLVHNYLPYILPAKIARSLTKDIEFYAPIMMTVGMFTFPIFYALVGWAVHTWLGLSGWALVGYLVALPITGFFVLHYWHRIHVARRHWIFFTLFYRRTTVLQSLLEKRNRLIQELEKARAEFLASSQEPTPETEKA, encoded by the coding sequence ATGCTGTATTTTCTGCTTAAGACCATCTTTAGGATAGCGTTGCGCGTGTTCTTCAGGCGTTTCACGGTGAACAACAAGCACCTGCTGTTCTCTGAGGGGCCCCTGATTGTGGTATCTAATCACCCCAACACGCTCATGGACCCGGTGGTGACGGCCTCGCTCATGAAACAGGATATCTATTTCCTGGCCAAAAGCAGTTTTTTTAAACCGGGCATCCAGGGGTGGCTGTTCCACCATTTGTTCATGATACCCGTGTACCGCCGCGAAGACGTGGGTGATACAGGCACGGTGCAGAACGATGCCACTTTTGCCAAATGCTATGAGTTTCTGGGCAAAGGCGGCACGCTCATGGTGTTCCCGGAGGGCAACAGCTTTATGCAGCGCCGCCTGCGCCCGCTCAAGACCGGTACCGCCCGCATCAGCCTGGGCGCCGAGGCCCAGCACAACTTCCACCTGGGCCTGCGCATTGTGCCCGTGGGCCTCAACTACTCAGACCCTTCCCGGTTTAGGAGCGATGTGTTTGTGAACGTGGGAGAACCTATTCATGTAAAGGAGTACGCCGAGGCGTATGCCCAGGACCCCTTCAAGGCCGCCCATCTGCTCACAGATCACCTGAAGGAAAGGCTGGAATCGCTCATCATCCACACCGAAACTGAGGAGGAAGACGAACTGGCCCGCCAGATAGAGGCCGTCTACCAGGACACCCTAACGCAGGAACTCCACCTTCCTTCCTCGGCCACCAAAGAACGGTTTAACTTTACCAAGGCGATTGTGCAGAGCATCAAGTATTTTGAGGCCCGGCAACCCGAACGCGTCCATCAACTGCGCACCAACCTGACCGAGTATTTCCAACACCTGGAAAGCGTGGGGCTGGTGCCCGAAGCCTTTAAGAAAGCCCCCGCCAAGCGCACCGTGGCCTGGGGTACAGTAAAAACCATTGTCTACCTCCTTTTAGGCTTCCCGGTGTACCTCTTCGGGTTGGTGCATAATTACCTGCCCTACATTCTGCCGGCCAAAATAGCCCGTTCGCTTACCAAAGACATAGAGTTCTATGCACCTATCATGATGACCGTAGGCATGTTCACGTTTCCTATTTTCTACGCCCTGGTGGGGTGGGCCGTTCACACGTGGCTGGGCTTGTCTGGCTGGGCGTTGGTGGGGTACCTGGTGGCGCTGCCTATCACCGGGTTCTTTGTGCTGCATTACTGGCACCGCATTCACGTAGCCCGCCGCCACTGGATTTTCTTTACCCTGTTTTACCGCCGTACCACCGTGCTGCAAAGCCTCCTGGAAAAGCGCAACCGCCTTATTCAAGAGCTGGAAAAGGCCCGCGCCGAGTTTTTAGCCTCTTCCCAGGAACCCACCCCCGAAACCGAGAAAGCCTGA
- a CDS encoding DUF4434 domain-containing protein, translating to MQITGTFIDEISHDIPHQNWGREEWDRDFGYMKAVGIDTVIMIRSGYRRFITYPSAFLQKQYGCYAPPVDLVEMFLELADKHGLKFYFGLYDSGHYWDTGNLQDEIDANRFVIDEVWKQYGHFKSFGGWYLSMEISRKTKGATNAFRTLGQQCKDVSGGLPTFISPWIDGKKAVMAATSQLSKEDAVSLRQHEEEWSEIFDGLQGSVDAVAFQDGHIDYHELEDFFAINKKMADRFGLQCWTNAESFDRDMPIKFLPIKFEKLRLKLEAARKAGYDKAITFEFSHFMSPQSAYLQAGHLYNRYKEYLQSLR from the coding sequence ATGCAGATAACAGGAACCTTTATAGACGAGATCTCCCATGATATTCCGCACCAGAACTGGGGCCGGGAGGAATGGGACCGTGATTTTGGGTACATGAAAGCGGTGGGCATTGACACGGTGATCATGATCAGGAGCGGCTACCGCCGATTCATCACCTACCCGTCGGCCTTTCTGCAGAAGCAGTACGGGTGTTACGCACCGCCGGTAGACCTGGTGGAAATGTTCCTGGAACTGGCAGACAAGCACGGCCTCAAGTTCTACTTCGGGTTGTATGACAGCGGCCATTACTGGGACACCGGCAACCTGCAGGATGAGATAGACGCCAACCGCTTTGTCATTGACGAGGTCTGGAAACAGTACGGGCACTTCAAAAGCTTTGGCGGCTGGTACCTGAGCATGGAAATCAGCCGCAAGACCAAAGGCGCCACCAATGCCTTTAGAACGCTGGGCCAGCAGTGCAAAGACGTGAGCGGCGGCCTGCCCACCTTCATCTCGCCCTGGATTGACGGCAAGAAAGCGGTGATGGCGGCCACTTCGCAGCTGTCAAAAGAAGACGCGGTGTCCTTGCGCCAACACGAAGAGGAGTGGAGCGAGATCTTTGACGGCCTGCAGGGCAGCGTAGACGCCGTGGCCTTCCAGGACGGGCACATAGACTACCATGAGCTGGAGGATTTCTTCGCCATCAACAAAAAGATGGCCGACCGGTTTGGCCTGCAGTGCTGGACCAACGCCGAGAGCTTTGACCGCGACATGCCCATCAAGTTCCTGCCTATCAAGTTCGAGAAGCTGCGCCTGAAGCTGGAAGCCGCCCGCAAGGCCGGCTATGACAAGGCCATCACGTTTGAGTTTTCGCATTTCATGAGTCCGCAGAGCGCGTACCTGCAGGCGGGCCACCTTTACAATAGATATAAAGAATATTTACAGAGTTTACGCTAA
- a CDS encoding AGE family epimerase/isomerase, protein MNHYSTLYKQELLENVIPFWMKHSKDEKHGGFFTCLDQFGNVFDTDKFIWLQGRETWMFSMLYDKVEQKQEWLDMAVHGADFLKKHGRDAQGNFYFSLTQSGQPLVQPYNIFSDCFAAMGFGALYKIKPEDEYADIARQTFQNILDRRENPKGKYSKAYPGTRNLRNFSLPMILSNLSLEMEHLLDKSQVDALMSEIIYEVMEVFYHPESGLILENVYQDGSFADCFEGRVINPGHIIEAMWFIMDLALRLGDQALVNRTVEIALHTLDYGWDKEFGGLFYFKDIKGYPVQQLEWDQKLWWPHVEALVCMAKAYAATGDERCQKWFDKLHEYTWANFRDEQYGEWFGYLNRRNEVLLPLKGGKWKGCFHIPRGLYQVYTTLENVKQAQPEITLHSR, encoded by the coding sequence ATGAATCATTATTCTACGCTGTATAAACAGGAGCTGTTGGAGAACGTCATCCCTTTCTGGATGAAGCATTCTAAGGATGAGAAACACGGCGGTTTTTTCACTTGCCTGGATCAATTTGGAAACGTATTTGACACCGATAAATTTATTTGGCTGCAGGGCCGCGAGACCTGGATGTTCTCCATGCTGTATGACAAGGTAGAGCAGAAGCAGGAGTGGCTGGACATGGCCGTGCACGGCGCAGATTTCCTGAAAAAACATGGCCGAGACGCCCAGGGCAACTTCTATTTCTCCCTCACTCAAAGCGGCCAGCCCCTGGTGCAGCCCTACAATATTTTCTCAGACTGCTTTGCGGCCATGGGCTTTGGTGCCCTCTACAAAATAAAGCCCGAAGACGAGTACGCAGACATTGCCCGCCAGACCTTCCAGAACATTCTGGACCGCCGCGAGAACCCCAAGGGCAAGTACAGCAAGGCCTACCCCGGCACCCGCAACCTGCGCAACTTCTCGCTGCCCATGATCCTGAGCAACCTTTCCCTGGAGATGGAGCACCTGCTGGACAAAAGCCAGGTAGACGCACTCATGTCTGAGATTATCTATGAGGTGATGGAGGTGTTTTACCACCCGGAGAGCGGCCTTATTCTGGAGAACGTGTACCAGGACGGCTCCTTCGCAGACTGTTTTGAAGGCCGCGTGATCAACCCGGGCCACATCATTGAGGCCATGTGGTTTATCATGGACCTGGCCCTGCGCCTGGGCGACCAGGCCCTGGTGAACAGAACCGTTGAAATTGCCCTGCACACCCTGGACTATGGCTGGGACAAGGAGTTTGGTGGCCTGTTCTATTTCAAAGACATTAAAGGGTACCCGGTGCAGCAGCTGGAGTGGGACCAGAAATTGTGGTGGCCGCACGTAGAGGCCCTGGTGTGCATGGCCAAGGCCTACGCCGCCACCGGCGATGAGCGCTGCCAGAAATGGTTTGACAAACTGCATGAATACACCTGGGCCAATTTCAGGGATGAGCAGTACGGCGAATGGTTTGGCTACCTGAACCGCCGCAATGAGGTGTTGTTGCCCCTGAAAGGCGGCAAGTGGAAAGGCTGTTTCCATATTCCGCGCGGCCTGTACCAGGTGTACACGACCCTGGAGAACGTGAAGCAGGCGCAGCCTGAGATCACCCTGCACTCCCGCTAA
- a CDS encoding sodium:solute symporter family protein yields the protein MSLSVLDIAIIFAYIVGILGVGFYISKRASKDMQSYFLGGNTMKWYYLGLSNASGMFDVSGTMWTVMILFVYGLKSAWIPWLWPVWNQVFVFVFLAIWMRRSKVMTGAQWITFRFGDGKGAKLSHIIIVAFAVISVLGFIAYFFEGIGKLCVIILPWDITFMIGDWAVSSERSYALIICAITTLYTVKGGMYSVVATEILQFIIMTISCFVIGYVAYTSVSAEQINAAIPAGWKDLSFGWNLDLDWSKTPFPSVNQKLSDDGFGLFGMLFMMMLFKGIFASIAGPVPSYDMQRVLSARTPSEAAKMSFTTIWVMYIPRYLMVAGFAVLALVYLVPELNGMGANMDFEKILPLAINKFVPDGFRGLLLAGLLAAFMGTFSAFVNSAPAYIVNDIYRKYINPHASDKKYVRLSIISSIVLVMVGIVFGFNAGSLNKLTLWITSALYGGYVAANVLKWVWWRFTGFGYFYGMLFGLIASTIKLFVFPEIVDIYVFPLILLFSLIGCLVGTYMSPLPNREAVKNYYRETRPWGFWGPIKREVMAEDPSFVPNKDLGRDAANILVGIVWQMAQVVIPIYFMIRENYYTAAWVAVLIITSVFLKKNWWDRLKEADEEFVNTPHKEKELVKVG from the coding sequence ATGAGTTTAAGCGTCTTAGACATCGCTATCATCTTTGCCTACATTGTGGGTATTCTGGGGGTGGGTTTCTACATCTCCAAGAGGGCCTCCAAAGACATGCAGAGCTATTTCCTGGGCGGCAACACCATGAAATGGTACTACCTGGGCCTGAGTAACGCCTCTGGTATGTTTGACGTTTCGGGCACCATGTGGACCGTCATGATCCTGTTTGTGTACGGACTCAAAAGCGCCTGGATTCCCTGGCTCTGGCCAGTCTGGAACCAGGTGTTCGTGTTTGTGTTCCTGGCCATCTGGATGCGGCGCTCAAAGGTGATGACCGGGGCGCAGTGGATCACCTTCCGTTTTGGCGATGGCAAGGGGGCCAAGCTCTCGCATATCATTATTGTGGCCTTTGCCGTGATCAGTGTGCTGGGCTTTATCGCCTACTTTTTTGAGGGGATAGGCAAACTGTGTGTTATCATTCTGCCCTGGGACATAACCTTTATGATAGGTGACTGGGCCGTTTCTTCTGAGCGTTCCTATGCCTTGATCATCTGCGCCATTACCACCCTCTACACCGTGAAAGGCGGTATGTACAGCGTGGTGGCCACCGAGATTCTGCAGTTCATCATCATGACCATTTCCTGTTTTGTGATTGGGTACGTGGCCTACACCTCGGTGAGCGCCGAACAGATCAACGCCGCCATCCCGGCGGGCTGGAAAGACCTTTCCTTTGGCTGGAACCTGGACCTGGACTGGAGCAAGACGCCGTTCCCGTCGGTAAACCAGAAGTTATCTGATGACGGCTTCGGTCTGTTTGGTATGTTGTTCATGATGATGCTATTCAAAGGAATCTTTGCCTCTATTGCCGGGCCCGTGCCGTCTTATGACATGCAGCGTGTGCTCTCGGCGCGTACCCCTTCAGAGGCCGCCAAGATGAGCTTTACCACCATCTGGGTGATGTACATTCCGAGGTACCTGATGGTGGCCGGTTTTGCGGTGCTGGCCCTGGTGTACCTGGTGCCTGAGCTGAACGGTATGGGCGCCAACATGGACTTTGAGAAGATTCTGCCCTTGGCCATTAACAAGTTCGTGCCCGACGGGTTCCGCGGCTTGCTGTTGGCCGGTCTGCTGGCGGCCTTTATGGGTACCTTCTCGGCGTTCGTGAATTCGGCCCCGGCCTATATTGTCAATGACATCTACCGCAAATACATCAACCCCCACGCCTCTGACAAGAAATACGTGCGCCTGAGCATCATTTCCTCTATTGTGCTGGTGATGGTAGGCATTGTCTTTGGGTTTAACGCCGGGTCCCTGAACAAGCTCACGCTCTGGATTACCTCGGCGCTGTACGGTGGCTACGTGGCGGCTAACGTGCTTAAATGGGTGTGGTGGCGCTTTACCGGCTTTGGCTACTTCTACGGCATGTTGTTTGGCCTTATAGCCTCCACCATCAAACTGTTCGTGTTCCCCGAGATTGTGGACATCTACGTGTTCCCGCTTATTCTGCTTTTCTCGTTGATTGGCTGTCTGGTGGGTACCTATATGTCTCCGCTGCCTAACCGCGAGGCCGTGAAGAACTACTACCGCGAGACCCGCCCCTGGGGTTTCTGGGGACCTATCAAGCGCGAGGTCATGGCCGAGGATCCTTCGTTTGTACCGAACAAAGACTTAGGCCGAGATGCTGCCAATATTCTGGTGGGTATTGTGTGGCAGATGGCCCAGGTAGTGATTCCTATCTACTTCATGATCAGGGAGAATTACTACACCGCGGCCTGGGTGGCGGTCCTGATCATTACTTCTGTGTTCCTGAAGAAAAACTGGTGGGACCGCCTCAAGGAGGCCGATGAGGAGTTTGTGAACACGCCCCATAAAGAAAAGGAACTGGTAAAAGTTGGCTAA
- a CDS encoding GDSL-type esterase/lipase family protein translates to MKKILIISLLLGSVLFSREALAQEPAKIDSSYGGGHYNMRLDFYRSMPNQKKEIVFLGNSITEVGEWQELIPGKPVVNRGISGDVVWGVLARLEEVLASKPAKIFIAIGVNDIKRGVPTAAIAGAYRRILQRVRQESPKTKVYVQSVLPVNEGMLAAIYKNITNARIAELNTQLQALAKEYRYTYVNIHPALVDSTGQLDKELSTDGLHLKLVAYSKWVAQLKKEKAL, encoded by the coding sequence ATGAAGAAGATACTCATTATAAGCCTGTTGCTGGGCAGCGTGCTTTTCAGTAGAGAGGCGCTGGCGCAGGAACCGGCCAAAATAGACAGCAGCTATGGCGGCGGCCATTACAACATGCGCCTGGACTTTTACCGCAGCATGCCCAACCAGAAAAAGGAGATCGTTTTCCTGGGAAACAGCATCACCGAGGTAGGGGAGTGGCAGGAGCTGATACCGGGCAAACCGGTGGTGAACCGGGGCATCAGCGGGGATGTGGTCTGGGGCGTGTTGGCCCGTCTGGAGGAAGTGCTGGCCTCAAAACCCGCCAAGATCTTCATCGCCATTGGCGTGAATGACATTAAGCGCGGCGTGCCCACGGCGGCCATTGCCGGCGCGTACCGGCGCATACTGCAGCGCGTACGGCAGGAAAGCCCCAAGACCAAGGTGTACGTGCAGAGCGTACTGCCGGTGAACGAAGGCATGCTGGCCGCCATCTACAAGAACATCACCAACGCCCGCATAGCCGAGCTGAACACACAACTGCAGGCCCTGGCCAAGGAGTACCGCTACACCTACGTGAACATTCACCCGGCCCTGGTAGACAGCACCGGCCAACTGGACAAGGAACTGAGTACCGATGGCCTGCACCTGAAACTGGTGGCCTACAGCAAGTGGGTAGCCCAACTGAAGAAAGAGAAAGCGCTGTAG